The Pieris rapae chromosome 5, ilPieRapa1.1, whole genome shotgun sequence DNA window ATACTGTGTAAATGTTCAGGTAAATATGAAACCAAATTCTAACATTTTGTATTCTCtttgtattacaattatttttatgtttcggctgtgttttaaatttaatttagttatttaatatttattctacttCGGTATGTGGGGATCACCTATATAAAATGCTACAATGTAATTAACAATGAATTAATTTCGTATctcataactaaataaatcaaattgaaGTTATAGCAGAGCTGAAATTCAGGTgtcaataattcatttaatataatataataagtctgtaaaacttaaatacttaatttgtcttcagatttctgtatttgtatcATGATCATTAGTCAATcaagacaagtaggtgataagcCTTCTAGTCTAAGATCCGACATACATGTAACTAACAtgagaaagtaaaaattaaaagtaaattagttgttagttaattaattactattaattggAGCAGGCTTATGATGGCGAAGGTTGGTTTTATGAgttcatgatattgaaatcagcttataaaaaattgtttcatctaaataacagatgagggtatatttttctaatcccgGATCTTAGACTATTCTGTGCCTGCCACACACCGTCCACTTCTGAGACTCAAGAAGAGTCGGTTTCTTCAcggtgttttccttcatcatATTCGTGAGTGTAAGCGCACATAGACAAAAAGTCCATtgaaatcgaacctacgacccagGGTTATTTAAACTTAGGCAGTGTTTGCCGCGCACCATTATGTAGAACCAGCTAcccgctgaagtatttccttACCAATTCGagttagggtccttcaagaaaagagcataccaattcttgtaagaccagcaacgcacttgcgagccttctggcaatgtaagtgtctatgggcggcggtatcaattaacatcaggtgagcctccgtttgcctcctatttcataaaaacaagGGCTGAATGTCGCACGCTCTAGCCACTAGTCCAACGCTgcctttttgtatttaaaaaccttttttttataccaCGTACGTGATATATTCATACTAAATTACaatgaattaattacaagTACCTGGATGTCCGAGccttgctcggtattttttttttaaataaattgtgtcttttggaaattatatttaagtacgaattgcatcctaataaaatgatgaaatatgaataataatatttttcgataatccgatagaataataaaaaataaaatgactctagaaatgattcctagttagatcgatttatcgcccccgaaaccccccgtatactaaatttcatgaaaatcgttggagccgattccgagattccaattatatataagcattgctcgtttaaaataaaagatatacattatttattaaatggattatttgttttattcactGAAAAGCAGATGTCAAGGAGCCTAAATGGAACGTACCCAGTAGTTCTGAATCTGTGGAATACAATGAAGAAATATCTGatgaaatgtttaataaaatggatatATGCAAATATGGAATtccatcaaaaataaattttatcgacCACAACCATTCAATAAGTATTCTAAGTAAGTATCatctaatttcaaattctcatctttataattaataaaactacagTATCGGTTCGCGTGCCTGGGCGTCGGAGTATCCATTTAAATATCACTTCACATCAGGTACGGCCGATTGCTTCTGGTAGATCATgaccaaaatttaataattttgaaaccGTAACATTAGTTATACTAATGTATAATCTGcctgtaaaaaaaacagtggcgctacctctttaggtcttggcctcatatttctgaatatgttacatgatcatttttaaatctaatagccaagtaggtgatcagcctccagtgcctgacacacgtcatcgactttttgactctaagacatgtcggtttcctcacgctgttgtccttcaccgttcgagcaaatgttaaatgcgcacatagaaagaaaatccattggtgaacaatcggggatcgaacctacgacctcaggtaagaGAGCCGCACggtgaagccactaggccaacactgctcctgCCTGTAAAGCCGCTTTTATTGTggattacatttatttgtagagTGTGGAGAATATTTAGCAGAGATTGAGCTGCGTGAGCGACGCCGAGAATTCAATGAGAAATGTAAGTGTTTTCAAAATGAAGTTTATATGTCAGTGAAATATCGTCACTCCATCGATATGTACATCGTCATTAGCAAGAACAAGAAACGAAGAattattgtacaatatttaattgagaATTCCTTCTAACACTTCAAATAACAATTTCATCATCAATCATGGTTATACATTCCCTTGTGGGCCTTGGCCTCCTCCGATGATGCGTCTACTGATCTCTCGGCTGGGATTGTTATCACTAGTCACCATTGAGCCCAAGTATACAAACTCCtcacacaaaaaataacaatttagcTTAAATTATATCGAGAAGCAGGCAGTCATTTTTATTCCCAATATCTTAGACCCAACTCGGTCCAACCTCTCATTATCACCCACAATGCTACATTGAATACTCAATCAGAACTAGCCTGCGTTTCCTGAACGCACCCGCCAAAGTAAAGATGGCTCGAACCCAATCGGCAGGCCTTTATGCTCTGCTCTGATTGATCGTAACAATAATCGTACTTTTATTCGTTTCCAAACAGCGaaacaagtaaataataacaaacaaattgaATCTAATCAAATTATGATCCTTAAAAGTGATAGAAAGAATCCAATGATTAACTGAAGTAATAATAAGCATTCCCTGACATATATTTGATACTTAtatatgtttcattatttatttaaaggtcACAACAATGTTAAAAAACAGTCGACAATTGAATCTACGCCGGAATATTCTCATATGGTAAGTCtagtttattttcaattatattctTTAGCTGTTTATAACAGgggtgagtgaatgagtgagtgtgTGGGTGGATGTAAGTGAGAGTCAGTGTAATATGTAACTGGACCTCCCACTATCTCAATCTGAAACTCAAATCTTAATTGCATttcttatgtttatattttacacgtttattacaataaggacCCTGATTAGGCACAATCAAAGTTGTAAAAGTCCCCACATACATACaacatttcttatataataatttcttttaagcTTTGGTAAACTTTAAGTTATTTGCTTCGCTCTTTAAACTTTTCggtaatttgttatatatttttattgaggaggtggtcaataaaaatatatataatcaatgGTCCTGATTGATGCAATCCCAATCTGATCATTGGTAGAATCGGTTGGACTTTACGAGAAGGTCTCAGGGAGTAAAGGGCTTTTGTATCTTCTCTTTTTTTGAATCTCTTctattgatgttttttttggGCAGTGGTATCAAACTTCTATACCGTCACCACTAATTTTTTCGTATAATACATTCATCactcgttacaaacataccaTCCACTTGCACACAGTCTGATTAAGAAAACCTACCTACCTAGCAAACACTTCTTTTTTactttagtatataaaattattacaggcAGCAGTTGGTTCAGAAATTAAGAGCGGCAAGTTCATATTGCAATGTGCTGGAGCCCTTATCAGCCCCAATTTTGTATTGACAGCTTACACCTGCTACATCCACccaaacaaaaatctaacTAATGTCTCAGCAAATATTGTCAGACTTGGGACTGCTAATATTATGGTAATATACGTACTCAACTAGTATACgggtgaaattattatatattcactataattaaaattgttatgctaaaaatataagtagaaTAACTTCATAGGAATTATGAAACATCgatataatttctaatttaattttgctacTTTAATCTAAAATAGCTATCCGTGAGCCTTTTGTTCACCTGGtgctaagtgacaccgccgcccacgGACACTGTCATTGCCAGAAGGTTCGCAAGTATGTTGCCCGCCTTTCAaaaattggtacactcttttcttgaaggaccttaagcCTTTACTGAATTGATTCAAGAATACTTGAATAGCTTCTATACTTTTTCAGTTTCATAGTTATTAGTAattccaaaaataatattcgtttGGGATTGGTAGGCAAAGATCCTTTTTTATAGGGATATAGTTATACTGCCGCCCATAGACGCTCTTAAAGCCAGaaggctcgtgagtgcgtttaCGGCCTTTGAATCACTGGTAAGAATGCTGATTACCTATTAATCACCTTTGAAATAATCGAAATGGGTCTGTTTGATGTTCATTTTTGCAAATTAATGTAAGTTGATATCCTCATACCAAATGCATAAATgggataataaaacaatttagtcTATATATTACGTCatgtatatgtaaacattTCAGAACCGATACAAACCCGCTGTAAATATAGGAATTAAACGCATTATAAAACATCCAAAGCAGAATggcatttataataatctggCTCTTGTTGAACTGAACAATGCTGTGGAATTCTCAAAGTACATCCAACCGGTATGCTTATCAACTGTTGGGTTGAATTTCAACCGACCTATAACTGTAACAGGGTGGCATTTTAGGAAtagtaagttattataaataattgttacaaaTCACTGTGGCGTGGGATAGttagtgtaaatattttgtatgtgctctaaatgaatgtcatgtttgcctctaattgctcatcacattcaaaattgtattttgtgtttgtttttaccaatatattagtgtgccgagcgttggcaatctttatcaataaaaaaaaaaatccaaagaCAACACAGAATCcactaaaatatgttttttttttaattatagaacagggaaacgggcaggaggctcatctgatgttaagtgataccgccgcccatggacactcaatgccagagggctcgcaagtacgttgccgaccttttaagaattggtgcgctcttttcttgaaggaccctaagacgAATTGGTTTAATGTTCAGCTTTTAAGCAATATGTTGTTGTTtgctgaataaaatataaacaaaagcacacgctttttattatataacattgttgCGCTCTGTATGTCTGTTTTGATgagaatgtaaaacaaaaaaccaaTCGGGAATGGCTTTGTGTGGATTTGACAGTGATACAATAAAACGAAACACGTGTGGCAAATTGTTTCTCCTTCTAATTAGGACATTATCAATGTGTATAATATACAAGAAATACAtaagaaatatgaatatgtatCTGCCCCATAGCTGGCCTAATACTGAATCGTGTTGTGAGTTATATCTGTGATCACATTCAAAACTCGAAGTATAAATTTAACCGTTATTAGTTAAGCTTAGTTTAAAGCccattctaaatgttgtataattatattcaagcCTAGATATTTACTTTCATTCGAAAGAAGTAGAACTAGGTAATTGAACATTGAAGTTTTAAAGATGATTGTCGTAATTTAATTCAAGATATTAAGAAaggtatcttttttttaattttcaggtaAACATATAGACAAAGCACTTGTCCACACATTGCAGTCGGGCAACATGAGTATGAGTAAAATTTGTTccacaaataaaatgcattcTAAAAGTTACTTTAATCGGCAAATGTTTTgctctgaaaatataaatatacatgggATCGCATCTTGTCCGGTAAGTGATCAATTTAACAATATCCAATAGTATTGATTATAATTAGTAGCTATCATCTGTCTGAtgttaaattcttttttttttaaatttatttattagccggatacaaagtccattggcaATGTCAAATTCAGAATTCCATTTGTTGCCCGtacaataagttttataaagtattgtaCGCTGTAAATccgtgttaattatttttttaagaaatattagttttgtgtaaaacaaacagtaatttttgatacaaatatcttattttttacagaGCAAAAGCGGCGGTACTGtacaaatgattttaaatgttagtaAAAATGAGGgttctttttataaactattggCGATTATGTCTCGACCAAGTCAAAATTTACCAAATTTATGTGAATCTAATAAGGTCAACTATATTGACATAAAGCCTTATATAAAATGGATTGAAAGATACGTGTGGCCCGAACACTTTAAGTGAAACATTAGACCATCGCATTGTTAATTTCTTCCCCAATGTACGTAGTAATAAACGAAGAACGTGACTGTTATAAAAGaccattaataaataatataaaagtacaaaATCTATGTAATGGTTCTGAACAAGTGTTTGAACAAATCAATATATCTgactctaaaataaatatattgaagatgataaaatatatttatcgtagtttttaatacattatagtAACAACTAATCCGAaactatttaagtaataattagtaaatgatgtgtataaactttaaatactagctgtaattgtaaatattgacgTAGGTAcctttagaatatatttttattctacattatattgtattttatttaaataaatatcgaaaTCACCGAGAAAgtccaaaacaaaaaaaatccagCGCAAAACACCTGCCTTATGAGCATTCATTCCATCtctggctatatttttagtgaaattgtttgttattataacttttactaGCTGTGGGatcacgaaataaataaattaattaattgttttagctTTCTAGAAATGTGTGGCAGTATACCTTAGCATCTGGTGGGCCTATGGCATACCGTTGTATATAgccgttaaaaaataaaataaaatgtgttttttttaagataagatACAAGTATCgcttattcattaaatttgaatcggtaGGCACCCTTCGTCCTAGACACTGATACTAGTGATATCACATATTATGTACCAATTCGATACTGAGGAATATAAAGCTTGCTTGAGCAAATCTAATGCATAATATGTGAATTGTAACCTGTTTACAAGGTCAACGTAAAACGTTAAGACGATTCTAATTGCTCAAAGAATAATACAACTAACgccaataatattgtaataaaataatatgaatacttTAAATACGTGTATATTTGTGCTTATTAAGTATACATTGTAAAGTATctgtaattaacatttaacagtataaatatatatgttttattggcGACCTTAGCTTCAAACCACTAAAGAACACTCTGTctggttttgtttattaacttAACATTACGAGACTAAATGAAAACGTAATAgtccatttaaaaaattcaacttCAAAATCATCCTGGAATGGAGGCCTAGTACCAGTCAGCGTACGATTGGATGGCTTTTTGGACAGATCTGGTTGGGTGGAAGGCGTTGGATGCGCGGGAACCAGTCATTCCGGAGATTTAGCGGACAGGCCTGTATACAAAAGTGGACGACAACAGACTGAAACTACGATATCTATGaaagttatgttatgttaaatacatatttacgaCGCTCATAACATTACACACAAACAGGAAATGTCCTTTATTAATTGggataatatttgtagaataGTGTCATCCATATAAGGAAGAACGCAATTTATGAGCTAATAATTATGAGCTactagataatataatatacaacgcaaaaatgtgttatttttattatattttaatatatcaatacTATAGCCCCCGAGAACTTCGTTTCTCTTTAATCCGATTTTACTTAATCTacttttttagtacataccaacatggaacgcTTCATAAGGTGTTGATTTTTGTCTATATAAAACTCAGAGTTCAAATTATAAGTTcttcactaacaaataaagtaGTAAGTAGTAGATGAAAATTATGGGTGGTATGTatttgtatgctgtatcataattttttttttgtgtggaCATTCCTATTCACGTTTTGTTCACGGTCACGGTTTGAAAGATATAGTAGCTAGTAGATTCTCAGACTTaatgaatatgaataaaaattgtcataagaatcggtcgagccgttttgGAGGAGTATGAGACGGACATTGAGacacgataattttatatgtgcatttagatattatatttgcaTAAACGTTGAGCGCCTTTGTACTTCTGTATGTGTTTGACGGATCGCGCCTTTCGTTGAGGTGTGATTGGTTAAGCGATAATAGCTTGTGTTGCGATTGTGTCATTGGACTAGATAATCATAACGTATTTGATATAGtttaatgtttgttaatttaactCATTCGTTTACcagcaaaataataataagtattggTAATCAAAGATTGCTGATTATCTACCggtctaaaaaatataaccttcGTATTTGAAGATCACag harbors:
- the LOC111003592 gene encoding putative serine protease 45 isoform X2 yields the protein MKILLQLSLLTLILCKCSDVKEPKWNVPSSSESVEYNEEISDEMFNKMDICKYGIPSKINFIDHNHSISILKCGEYLAEIELRERRREFNEKCHNNVKKQSTIESTPEYSHMAAVGSEIKSGKFILQCAGALISPNFVLTAYTCYIHPNKNLTNVSANIVRLGTANIMNRYKPAVNIGIKRIIKHPKQNGIYNNLALVELNNAVEFSKYIQPVCLSTVGLNFNRPITVTGWHFRNSKHIDKALVHTLQSGNMSMSKICSTNKMHSKSYFNRQMFCSENINIHGIASCPSKSGGTVQMILNVSKNEGSFYKLLAIMSRPSQNLPNLCESNKVNYIDIKPYIKWIERYVWPEHFK
- the LOC111003592 gene encoding putative serine protease 45 isoform X1, with product MKILLQLSLLTLILCKCSADVKEPKWNVPSSSESVEYNEEISDEMFNKMDICKYGIPSKINFIDHNHSISILKCGEYLAEIELRERRREFNEKCHNNVKKQSTIESTPEYSHMAAVGSEIKSGKFILQCAGALISPNFVLTAYTCYIHPNKNLTNVSANIVRLGTANIMNRYKPAVNIGIKRIIKHPKQNGIYNNLALVELNNAVEFSKYIQPVCLSTVGLNFNRPITVTGWHFRNSKHIDKALVHTLQSGNMSMSKICSTNKMHSKSYFNRQMFCSENINIHGIASCPSKSGGTVQMILNVSKNEGSFYKLLAIMSRPSQNLPNLCESNKVNYIDIKPYIKWIERYVWPEHFK